The Saccharothrix variisporea genome has a segment encoding these proteins:
- a CDS encoding ABC transporter substrate-binding protein, which translates to MRRQLSAALAAAALTASALTGCGSGGDDTIRIGAIAGLTGQFVTAEVVKTAQRVFDDANAKGGVNGRNIEYIVKDDAGDPQRTAQAARELADAGVVAMAGSASFTDCDVNEAFYRQARISSVMAVAATPKCFQSPTIAPVNVGPFTLMTAVLLHASQKLGDKRICNFTVVLPGGEEAVQVALERWERLSGLKLLINDLTVPQTGDLTPYLLKAKEARCEAVLFNPAESLVVPWLQAAKTQGMDDVDFLLLAPAYTDSVAKAVGGLGLNVYAGSEFEPFTSDSLANKGWRATVTRAQAQATAFSQGGYLAAKFTVEVLETIKGEVTRDSVNAALRTMTPIEDPMLGTPWEFGPGETHAPNQGSKIVRLTGLRWVVVDDTFITVPNT; encoded by the coding sequence ATGAGAAGGCAGCTCTCCGCAGCCCTCGCGGCGGCCGCCCTGACCGCGTCGGCGCTGACCGGCTGCGGCAGCGGTGGCGACGACACCATCCGCATCGGCGCCATCGCCGGGCTCACCGGCCAGTTCGTCACCGCCGAGGTGGTCAAGACCGCGCAGCGGGTGTTCGACGACGCCAACGCCAAGGGCGGCGTCAACGGCCGGAACATCGAGTACATCGTCAAGGACGACGCCGGCGACCCGCAGCGCACCGCCCAGGCCGCGCGCGAACTCGCCGACGCGGGCGTGGTCGCCATGGCCGGGTCGGCGAGCTTCACCGACTGCGACGTCAACGAGGCCTTCTACCGGCAGGCCCGCATCAGCTCGGTCATGGCCGTCGCCGCGACCCCGAAGTGCTTCCAGAGCCCCACCATCGCCCCGGTCAACGTCGGTCCGTTCACCCTGATGACCGCCGTGCTGCTGCACGCCTCGCAGAAGCTGGGCGACAAGAGGATCTGCAACTTCACCGTCGTCCTGCCCGGCGGTGAGGAGGCCGTCCAGGTCGCGCTCGAGCGGTGGGAGCGGTTGAGCGGGCTGAAGCTGCTGATCAACGACCTGACCGTGCCGCAGACCGGTGACCTGACCCCGTACCTGCTCAAGGCCAAGGAGGCGCGCTGCGAGGCGGTCCTGTTCAACCCGGCGGAGTCGCTGGTCGTGCCGTGGTTGCAGGCGGCGAAGACGCAGGGCATGGACGACGTGGACTTCCTGCTGCTGGCCCCCGCCTACACCGACAGCGTCGCCAAGGCGGTCGGCGGGCTCGGGCTGAACGTCTACGCGGGCAGCGAGTTCGAGCCGTTCACCTCCGACAGCCTGGCCAACAAGGGCTGGCGGGCCACGGTGACCCGGGCGCAGGCGCAGGCCACGGCGTTCTCCCAGGGCGGGTACCTGGCGGCGAAGTTCACCGTCGAGGTGCTCGAGACGATCAAGGGCGAGGTGACCCGGGACTCGGTCAACGCGGCGCTGCGGACCATGACGCCCATCGAGGACCCGATGCTGGGCACGCCGTGGGAGTTCGGCCCCGGCGAGACCCACGCCCCCAACCAGGGCTCCAAGATCGTCCGCCTCACCGGCCTGCGCTGGGTGGTCGTGGACGACACCTTCATCACCGTGCCGAACACCTGA
- a CDS encoding dienelactone hydrolase family protein: MCHADESRPPAPPEATSAVADAGELRLTSADGATFLAYRAVPETPTGAGVVLLPDVRGAHEFYRDLARRFASTGVAALVLDYYGRIADDDVRGPDFDGFALVQKLDRERTQDDIVAAVDHLVSGALGPVTAAFTVGFCLGGAMSWAQSALQPRLAGVVGFYGRPAECRELIGDMTRPLLVLAAGADVLTTVEDNRAFDVELSEAGVPHEFRLYEGAPHSFFDGALPDQAENAADAWARVSAFLRAHT, encoded by the coding sequence ATGTGTCACGCCGACGAGTCGCGCCCACCCGCACCGCCCGAAGCGACCAGTGCCGTCGCCGACGCCGGTGAACTGCGGCTCACCTCCGCCGACGGGGCCACGTTCCTGGCCTACCGGGCCGTGCCGGAGACCCCGACCGGGGCGGGGGTCGTGCTGCTGCCCGACGTGCGGGGCGCGCACGAGTTCTACCGGGACCTGGCGCGGCGCTTCGCGTCCACCGGCGTCGCCGCGCTGGTCCTGGACTACTACGGCCGGATCGCCGACGACGACGTGCGCGGCCCCGACTTCGACGGGTTCGCGCTGGTGCAGAAGCTGGACCGGGAGCGGACGCAGGACGACATCGTCGCGGCGGTGGACCACCTGGTGTCGGGCGCGCTCGGGCCGGTCACCGCCGCGTTCACGGTCGGGTTCTGCCTGGGTGGGGCGATGTCGTGGGCGCAGTCGGCGTTGCAGCCGCGGCTCGCGGGCGTGGTCGGCTTCTACGGGCGGCCCGCCGAGTGCCGGGAGCTGATCGGGGACATGACCCGGCCGCTGCTCGTGCTCGCCGCCGGCGCGGACGTGCTGACCACGGTCGAGGACAACCGGGCCTTCGACGTCGAGCTGTCCGAAGCCGGTGTGCCGCACGAGTTCCGCCTCTACGAGGGCGCGCCGCACTCGTTCTTCGACGGCGCCCTGCCCGACCAGGCCGAGAACGCCGCCGACGCGTGGGCGCGGGTGTCGGCGTTCCTGCGCGCGCACACGTGA